The Marivirga salinae DNA window AGTTTGAAATAATTGAGACTACTCTAGAAAAAACTCCCGTTTTCAAAAGACATTTGGCTATAGCACCTACCAAAAACATGGATAAAATGGAGTGGTTGGTGGAAAAAGCTACTGAAATGGGTATAGATGAAATCAGCTTTTTTCAAAGTTTTCACTCAGAAAGAAAAGTTATAAAAATAGATCGATTGGAGAAAAAAGTCATCAGTGCAATGAAGCAATCTCTAAAAGCTCAAAAGCCAATACTGAATGAAATCATTTCTTACACCAAGTTTCTAGAAAGTGTTCAATCAGAAAATAAGCTAATTGCCTATGTAGATTTTGAGAATAAAGTGCATATGAAAAATGAATTGAATACTCAGCAAGACACTCTTATTTTAATTGGTCCGGAAGGAGACTTCACCCCAGAAGAGGTTGATTTGGCTATTAGCAAGGGATTTAAAAAAGTCAGTCTCGGCAATAGCCGTTTAAGAACTGAAACAGCAGCTTTAGCCGCTGTTCATTTGATGAATTTAGCAATGGAATAGTTTCTTAGGGTAAATCATGACTGCACTTATAAAATAGGAAATGTCAATTCTATCTTGGTGCCCACCCCTACTTTTGAATTTAAATCAAATTCTCCTTTTAGTTTCACCAGCATGTTTTTTACAATATAAAGCCCAAGTCCAGATCCCTCTTTACTTTGCGCGCCTCTATAGAACATTTCGAATACTTTTTCTTGCTGATCTTTAGGAATTCCTATTCCATTATCTGCAATAATGATTCTAAATTTATTTGAAGTTTTATCCGCAGTGATATCAATTTTGCAATGTCCTTTGCTAGGATCTGAATACTTTATAGCATTGGAAATTAAATTATTTAATATAACTTCCATGCGAGCTTTATCAGTAAATAGAGGCGAATCAAATTGGATTTGCTTATTGAATTCTATTTTCTCCATCCCCTCTATATAATTGTTATTTTCGATTATTTCATCTAGCAACTTTTCTAATTCAATAGGCTCTGTTTTAATTTCAGTTCTAGTGTTTCTTGATATTTCAATCACTTCCTTAATAAATTGCGTCAAACGCTCAATTCTATTTTCAATCCTAATAAAATAATCCATCACATTATCGTCCTTCACTTCATATTTCGCAATGTTAATTAAGCCCAAAATGGAAGATAAAGGAGCCTTTAAATCATGTGAAGCACTATAAACAAAATGATCTAATTCATCATTTGCTAATTCTAACTCCTTATTTTTTTGCTCTAATTCTTTTAAAGTTTCTAATCGGACCTGATCAATATGTTTGTTAATAACATCCATATTGTACATCGAAAACACCAGCACAAAAATAGATATCAACATATTAACATAAAAAGAAGTGCTTTCGGATTTTCCTCCGGTCAAATTAATTTCTCCAAAAGGTTGATATTCAGTAATCTCTAGTATGAATAATAAAATCAATACATAAACCACAGAATAGTACTTATACTTTATTTCTTCATTACTGAATACTAAAAATATAATAGCTAATATGGGAAAAAAGATAAGGTAAACGCCTATTGATTTTGGAATGATTGAGCTATAGACAAAAATGTAACCTGTGCCTAAAACGATAAAAATAAACTTTGCGATTACATGGTTTCGTTTCTCATTCACAATGTAAGTAGCTACTGCTATACCGACAATTATCAAATCAAAGCCAACTGCAATATAATTAGTATTGAATAAATCATTGATTACTTGAATTAATGCAGCTATCACAGCAATAATTGAAAATTGTGATAAAAGTATATTGGGTTTTTGTTCTAAACTCTTCTCTAACTTAGACCACTTATTAAGATTAAAAAATCTAATCACTTAATTGAATTTTGAGTTGCGAATATTAAAATATAGAATATTTATTGAATTTTATCAACAATTTTATTGATTCAGTTACGCTATTCGATGAAACACTTCCTATTACCAATCAAATAAAAGCATTTCATATTCTCAGGAGCTTAAAATACATTTACAAAATCAAAAAAATTACAATTCAATGAAACAACTATTATTCACCATAACACTGTGTTTATTCCTAATTCAAACTGACGCTTCAGCACAGTGGTTTGGTAAAAAGAAGAAGCAGAAAGAGAAAAATAAAACAGAAAAGCCAAAAGGTGATTTTAAAGAGTATAAAGAAATCATCAAGGGTGATGTAAAATCAGATGAAGGATTATTTACCACTCACCAAATTGATGATAAACTATATTATGAAATTCCTTTTAATAAATTAGAGGAAGATTTATTGCTGGTCAGCCGAATTGTAAAACTACCCGATAATTTTGGAGGTGGTTATATCAACGCCGGTTCAAAAGTAAACGAACAGGTTGTCCGATGGTATAAAAGAGATAAAAATATTGACCTAAAAGTAATCAGTTTCCAAAATGTAAGTGATGAGGACTCTCCTATTTATAAATCAGTGGAGGCTAATAACTTCTTCCCAATTTTGTATAGCTGTAAAATCGAAGCCATCAATCCCGATTCTACTGCCTATTTGGTAGACGTAAGCAGTTTATTTACTGATGAAGTGAGTGCTATTAATGCGATGCCTGATAGATTAAGAAAGTCATACAAAGTGAAGAGATTAGATAAAAGTAGATCCTACATAGCTTCCGCAAAGTCATTTCCTGAAAACATTGAAGTACAACATTTAATGACCTATGATGCTGGAGATCCTCCGGGTAGAGATCAAGCTGGAACAATCAGTATGTTATTGAATCAATCTATGATTTTGTTGCCCGAAGATAAAATGCAACCTAGATTAGCCGATGACAGAGTGGGTTGGTTTACCATTCAGAAATACGATTATAATTCGGAAAAATTAAAATCGGATGACTATGAATTGATAAGAAGATGGAGATTAGTACCTAAAGATATTGAAGCTTATAAAAGAGGCGAATTGGTAGAACCCGTGAAGCCTATTGTCTATTATTTAGACCCTGCCACTCCAGAAAAATGGAGACCTTATTTTAAACAAGGAATTGAAGATTGGAATGTGGCTTTTGAAGAAGCAGGATTCAAAAATGCCATTATAGCAAAAGATCCTCCCACTAAGGAAGAAGATCCAGAGTTCAGTCCTGAGGATGTTCGATATTCGGTTGTGAGATATGTAGCCACTACCACCAGAAATGCAGTAGGCCCTTC harbors:
- a CDS encoding 16S rRNA (uracil(1498)-N(3))-methyltransferase, with the protein product MHLFYQSQLPEIKSLDQDESKHCVKVLRRQAGDEINIIDGKGTFYKAKITESHPKKCEFEIIETTLEKTPVFKRHLAIAPTKNMDKMEWLVEKATEMGIDEISFFQSFHSERKVIKIDRLEKKVISAMKQSLKAQKPILNEIISYTKFLESVQSENKLIAYVDFENKVHMKNELNTQQDTLILIGPEGDFTPEEVDLAISKGFKKVSLGNSRLRTETAALAAVHLMNLAME
- a CDS encoding sensor histidine kinase, with translation MIRFFNLNKWSKLEKSLEQKPNILLSQFSIIAVIAALIQVINDLFNTNYIAVGFDLIIVGIAVATYIVNEKRNHVIAKFIFIVLGTGYIFVYSSIIPKSIGVYLIFFPILAIIFLVFSNEEIKYKYYSVVYVLILLFILEITEYQPFGEINLTGGKSESTSFYVNMLISIFVLVFSMYNMDVINKHIDQVRLETLKELEQKNKELELANDELDHFVYSASHDLKAPLSSILGLINIAKYEVKDDNVMDYFIRIENRIERLTQFIKEVIEISRNTRTEIKTEPIELEKLLDEIIENNNYIEGMEKIEFNKQIQFDSPLFTDKARMEVILNNLISNAIKYSDPSKGHCKIDITADKTSNKFRIIIADNGIGIPKDQQEKVFEMFYRGAQSKEGSGLGLYIVKNMLVKLKGEFDLNSKVGVGTKIELTFPIL